Below is a window of Sebastes umbrosus isolate fSebUmb1 chromosome 13, fSebUmb1.pri, whole genome shotgun sequence DNA.
taagtggcTGCTGACATGGAATCCTGCCACTGAGGAGGGAGATGTCACCTACACGGTTCAGTACAGCAGGTGAGGTCTGATTCTGTTGCAGTGTGTGAATCTACGACCTGCATGAGAAGAAATCTGAACGCTTCTTAATTTCCTGTCTTGTCTGGATATATATACATCAGGCAATTATTGCATTATCTTTCCCTTCTGTAGACTTTATAATCTACGCttatattagattattattggGAGTATCAGTTGACTGGACCATAGAACTTCTAGCTGGTGTGCACATTTAAACACCAGGATCCAAGAGCCATTCAACCATTTTTTTATTCAGTGAGGATAATGGATAACGATGTTGATGATTTTtctgtacaaaaaaacaaatgaaatcaatatattgCCATGCCATTTCCACAATTAGAAATAATAAACAAGCAGTACATACGTTATCTTACATTATTAATGCATCAACTTCTTAAGGGATGAAATACTTTCACATTCTCCACCCGGATCCTAATTATAACAAACACAAGTCTATACCAATTAACAAAATATACAACCGCTTTCTTCTAAAATGAACAGATTGCATTACTTACTGGGTTTGACTTTAGCTCACAGGTTAAGTGGCTTATATCACACAGTTCCAGAACAATACCGCGATCTGTTAAGGAGTTGGATACACACATTAAAATTAGGATAGAGAACATGTAGAAATAACTCAAAGAATATAAACCGTATGTTGTCTAAAAAACAAATGATCCGAATCATTGTGAACAAACTTCCTGGGGTGGCAGCATGGTCTCAAACAGAACACACCCAGCCTCTATACAACCTCCCCttcaattttcattttcacttacAGTCAAACATActgcatttccattttaatgGATGAAATGTGTTCTTGTGTGCACTTGTCCTCAGCTTTGACAGCGGTGTGTGGACGAATGTACCAGCCTGCATCCGCATATCTTCAAATTCCTGTAATGTCATTTCCACCAAATCCAAACACGAGCAAGGCTGCATTCTGCTGCGTGTGCGAGCAGAGAGACGTGGGCTGCGCTCGACACCAGTCAGAGCCTGTAGCAGACACGGTAAGAAGAAACCACAACCTGCCATGTCAGCGGGGCAGTGTGCAGTGCATAACGGTCTCATAACGGTGTGCTCTCACTGGTAGCAGTTTAGTTGGTGCATTCTTTGTGTGAGAAGCTCTGAATGTATGCAATGTTTGATGCTGGTCTTTGATAATATCCTAAATGTAGCTCGaagcagaaaacacacataagACTCTCATATTGCCACAGTTGTTAAAAATCAAGCGTATTACACGGTTGTGAGTGGTCCAACTGGGCTAATACTCAGACAGGAAATGACACCAGATAACGTCTGCTGTCTGTTTAGTGTGGTTTTCCATAGTTTGTGCATACTAAGTGCAGACCTCTACAATTTCAAGTCGAGGTGAAATGCGAGTTGTGGTGTGCCTTTCTGTTATGTAGTGTGAATGTAGGTGTTAACCAACTTAACCATGGCGTGAACCACATGGTGTGAAGTGTGTGGGGGTGGATCTGTCCTGATTTTGTCAACATTCAATGTTGTTCTGCTCTTCCAGGTGACTCCTGTACTCCTGACTTCAGTCTGACTGCAGGGCGTGGCATCCTGACTGTACAACTGAGTAGGAACCAGAGTTTTGCTCATGAACATGCATACAAAGCAAAATTCAGGGTTTACTATGGCAAGGAAGGAGAGCCCCTGAAGGTGAGAAAAACCTTGTCAGCTTAGCAAGGTACACATGCTGTTGCTTCCTGTTGTATGCATGCTGATGTCCACACTAAGCTAAGAGCTCCCTGCACACTAAACAAAAGGCTAAATGTCGTCTTCTTCCTGTCATTTTGGTCagcaaacaacaaaactgtTGACGACAGCTACCGTGAGCAGCAGAGGGAAGGACAGAGTCTGCTGAGTCTCAGCTGGTTAAACCTCCGTCCAGTCCCCTCCTGCTCTCTACTCTATGTATACTGTGTTTTAATAATGCAACCAAATCACAGTGTAGTTCAGATTCAAATAGATTTTTATTCCCGTTGACAGACAACCAAATGATAATTAGTGTTTTGATAGTGGCTCATGATGCTACCTGTTTACCAGGCATTCCTGTGCTGACAAATCACTACTTTATAATTGTGAAGTGGTCTGACAAactaaaaattacaaattaatgtCAACAACTGTAATGACTGATCGGTTATATTGAAAAATGAGcgatcacagagagagagagaaagttagagacaacaggaagttgtgttcttttttttaaagttttttggAAGTCTTatgcctttaaagggactgtttgtaactttttaagtgtataaatgtaccgggtcgggatcccatgcgcgctcgcgtatgcgcgctcgcgtatgcgcgctcgcgtatgcgcgctcgcgtatgcgcgctcgcatatgcgcgctcgcatatgcgcgctcgcgtgtggccgcagACACTGcttctctgcctgccttcactcacacacacaccgcgcattctcgctgtctcgctccacctctagacgagcgtgcgcgctcactacacactgcagaagagttagtttagctctgagaatatctagtgaatgtacagtggacgtttgtgctgaaataactgctgcagctcctccagaccacagaggttttccgtgtcttgtgaagtgacggagctccgcagcgaaAAACGTTATCGCCTCTGTACTCTCTGGTCTAgctcagctaaaaacacaaaatcactGAATCCGTCACCATGTTAGCGTGTCGTTCACTACTGAGTAACCGGTAATCGTAACCGATACAGACAACgttatcttcacttcacctctctGCTCCACTGCGTGTGTGCGTGGAGAGGTGTTTCACCAGAGGATACTAATAATGATTACGTGAAATTTTATCAGCAACGctcatttttaatgaatatagGGGAAACTGTGTTAAATATTGGCCTTGTGTCTGTAATATGTGTTAATGTCTCTTCAACAGCAGTATAAAGATAGTGTCGCCACGGTGACCATACCTGATCTGCAGGAGGGACAGCGGTACTGTACAGAGGTGCAGTATCTTTACTACGAAGACCCCGTCGGACTGCCCACCTGTAGCCAGTGTGCGGTCATCCTTGAGTCAAGTAAGACCATGTTTGtagttgctgctgctgctatgaAAGTTTTTTCAGCCCAAAAATTGTGTTGAGACATTAAACAATCAAATTGGCTGTGTTGCTTGTTTTGACCTCGACAGATTTCCAAAATATACAATAAGTTTCTACTGTGATTCCCTGTCCTCCTGACAGCTAATGGTTTCAGTTCTAGTGCAGTTTCAGTTAACCCATCAGTAAACATTCATTACTTTGTTGCATGGAGATGCAGCTGTAAGCAGGGACCATTtaacaaagtctgccacgatgcCGTATTTAACGAAGCAATCTCATCCAACATTTGAGAGTTGGCTGCAAAAAAGCATTAAAGTAAATGCTCTGATTTCAGGACATCAAACGTTAGCATAATAATGATTCGACTTGACTTGGTCATTTCTTGCATATATAGTAGGTTGTGGCAGTCGACTTTTAAGTCTTGAATATCAGAGCGTCCTTGAACGCACCAGGAAGTAAGAGTTGTAACAATTCTTGCAGATGTTGCTAGGATGTGCATTATTACCACACTGCATCGATGCAGAGTCGTCCACATCCAGTGCACCTTAGAATCAAGAAATTTCCACACATCTAGTTACGACATGAACAACCAGCAGTACGGCCCTTTTAAAAATCCAAACCAAGTGTAGAATCTTATTCTTTGTGTAATCTATTTTAAAGGTTTCTAGCTTTATATGTTTTAAAGTACATTAATCCTCTGAAGTCAGAACATAATAAGAGTTGTaatggagagtgtgtgtgtgtgtgtgtttcgtcCATTTCCCAGAAAAAGactacaaacaaacagagataaTAGTAGCTGTGGTCGTCATCCTGCTCTGTCTGATTCCTGTGGTAGCATACTTCCTCATCTTCCAAAGTGGGAAAATCAAAGAGTTGCTGCAACCTCCATACCACATCCCAGAAGACGTGAGCACCAACACTGACACGTTCACCACACAACCACTAGGTCACACCGTGTATACACTGTGTATATCAGACTGTACGTTAGGTCAATGGGATCTATTTTTTAGACAGGAATATTTCATTGAATTTTGATCTGGAATATCCAGGCGGTCAGTGTTTCATTAGCGGATTGTATCGATGAAGCTGAAGAAGGGCGATAAATAAATAGTGGTTTTCTTCACAGTGATTTACTGGAGTTACGCAGAAGGATACAGTTAGACTAGGTTGGTTGTGCAGAATAAAAGTTTCAGATGGAGCTGttgttttcagtttcatttcagGTTTTGTCTCTTAACTTGCGGTCACTATTGCTGactttaataaaaacattaaaaaggaagttaaataatggTGTCGGAGAACTTTCTTGTTGCTAAGGTCAATGCAAACGCAGGAAATCGACCAACGGTCTGCTGACAACTTAAAGTGCAGATGACGTATTCACAACAATTCACATGTAGTTattaacagtgtgcaacattcaAGGTAActgttttattcaaataaagttgactgttttttttttgtcttctctcCTCTAGTTCTTCCTCGAACCACTTCCTGCGCATCACCGTCCCATCTCCACCACTGAGGAGCACTTGGATGTCATTACTTGCATTTCCCCAGAGTGCAGAGACTGAAAGCAGCTGCCCTCCACCTGCTTCTGCACTACACCTCCTCTTTGTGGCCTTCTTATTACGCTGTTCTTGGGATCAGACCTGAGGAATTGAACTATTTGGAGACAAAGTCTGTCCCCACATTTATACCCGGTCTGCTCCTCCCTGAAGCCAGACTTTCTGCTGAGATGAATGTGGACTCGTGGAAAAGTGACGTTTTGATTTCAAGTTGCCTGGGAAGAGGAACTCTTAATTTGACCTAGATTCAGTTGTCACTCCATGAGGGAAACCACTTGAGTTAATAGGGCTCCACACCGTGTTGTTATCCCCACTCTCATTCGGTTTAATATGGCTGCAAGAGTTCAAGGAAATTATAAGCAAAATGTAACATTAACACTGAGGTCCCAAGTTAAGAGAGATTTTCTAAATTTACATGAAAGTGTGCAAAAACACCTAGATAAGGACTGTGCTTGGTAGCATTTCTGCACCTTTTTATGAGCCTCCATATGTAAAATACTTCTAAATTCTAGGAGAAGAACTTGTTTGTGCCTACGCCGCTAAAGAAAAAGTGCACTTTGCCCTGTCGACCCATGGAGAGCCACAGTCGACATAAATCAGCTCATTAGAAACAGTTAAACCCACAGCAGTGACAGGATCAGTGCCATGTGTACATCTCCTTGACACTAGTTTTAAGGAAGATCACCACAGCTCCTTCCTTTTGAGCTGCTGATTTCTGAAAACGAAATGGTGTGggcggcacggtggtgcagtggttagcactgtcgcctcacagcaagaatgCCGCTTtaggcccttctgtgtggagtttctcccccgtgttagtgtgggtttttcTCCGGtttctcccacagtccaaacacatgcaagttaggttcattgttgactctaaatgtcccataggtgtgaatgtgagcgtgaatgtttgtctgtctctatgtgtcagccctgtgatagtctggagacctgtccaaggtgtaccccgccttcgcccaatgtcagctgggatcggctccagccccctcccccaccccctgcgaccctgaatgggataagcggttacagataatggatggatgaatgaatgaatgaaatagtGTACAGTTATAATGTTTTGATGTGGTATTTGATCTTATTATAAAGCGTATCACTTCCATTtctatgcactttttaataacAATCACAACATTTTATCTTAATAGGCATTAAAAGAACCAGATTATCATAGCATTAactaagttttgtttttttttgtcataaaacaactcacacacacacagatacaatcCAACTCGAGCTTGTTTCACAACTCCAAAACACCTGGtcaaatagtctttttttttctcttaggaaggttcctcatagagtgaaatgacccagaagtatctcagcagcagcagccatgataagagctgtttgaatcctctaaattTTTCACCGGGTTGTCCACGttaaagataaaataatccTTATTAATCCCAcggtggggacatttgcagcaAAGGGGATAAGTGCAGTAACAAGAGGcatctggtaaaaaaaaagcaagatagGCCTGTAATAAATagttaaacagtaaaaaaaaaaaaaaaagcaaaatatagtAAGTAGACAGACTGAAGGGTGAAATATTGATCtatttaattaataatgcaCACGAGTGAAGAGTTAGTTTTGGTGTGTGCGGTCTACTGGAGCAGTGTAAAGGGTAAAGTGTGAGAGTAGCAGGAAGGAAGGGTGTGAGAGTAGCAGGAAGGAGCTGAGGAATCTCCTTCACACCGTGGATGAAGAACGCACGGGGCGAAGCTTTTTGTAcgccatcttcagaacattgtagtttcatcACCCTGGCAGACCCATGTGTCATCCACCGCCACCGCCATCACAATTACAGAGCCTCTAGTGTataagtgcagtcggattctctgagCATCACGGCTGTCTTTTCCTAAATCCTTATGaactctccttcacatctttccttgacctcatgacgtcttccatcgaggtcaaggaaaagtggttaggaaaagacttaaacatttttttttttttacttttccacTGCAGTCCCGGTCTTTCATCTGTGTCTCATCATTTGAGCTCACTACGGGGGACTGATCTTCAGTCAGTCTTAAAGGGGACGCATCgttttcattttcaggttcatacttgtattttgggtttctactagaacatgtctacatgctctaatgttcataaaacacatcatcatcctgtctgtctgaatgtacctgtattcaccctctgtctgaaacgcttcattttagctcctgtctctttaagatctcctcctgaaaaagctctgctctgattggctagagagaaaaatatggtgcacctttacaaaggtagttctcTCTGCTGTGGGCGTTATATTTTAATGAGCttacaaaaaactgactgggtgctattatttcagtttgtgggttggcactccagatacccaaatggatgtgcacaagcactgaaattATATTCTTTTCATGAGATGTCCCATTGAAATCAGTTAAGACAAAAAAAGGCACTTTTTTTTAGAACCAAAGTCATTGGCACATTGTGATTATTATATTTCTTAAAATCAGAAAAAGCAGAACACTACATCTTCAGGGTTCATCTTTATTCTGGAATCATACCGAAACCTATTCTGGCACCTGTTGGACTGTTTTTCAATCATGATCTTGCTTTTGTCTGGCTCTGCCATTATTGCCCATTGCCATGGTTTTTCTCTACCCATCTCAACAGTGCCAAGAGTGTTTTGTACTTCTTTGAACATAATGTAATGGTCTTCCACTTTCCGAGGTGATGAGTTCAATCATGTGTATCAGTTTGTTGGATGGTGCAGAGTTTGGTCCACGACGCCTAGAGTCTGACACTGACTCACAATAAATGTTTACTACTGTAAAGACTGAAAGCTTTGTGATTTGAGCTTATAAACAAGGATGTGTCATTTCATTGCAGACCAGCTGGCTGGGTCACTCAGTCATCTAGTTGTGtcctttatggaaatgtataaaTGGTTAGTTCACCTAAATCACAAGCGTTACTGGCCGGCTCTCTAGCCAGCGATCCCCGCAGGCGTGTCTATGAGACCAGTCTctagagagagctccagccatCGCAGGGTAATGTGAGCGTGCCTGGCCAAGTGTCTGGCAGACAACCCCTGCAGGGGCTCGCTGTCACgccagtttgtggagcttctcaactccaaaaatgtcaatcaatttTCGTAAAACTACCGATATTcgaaatctacacagttgatttctcgcctcagtctcagaagtgaatttaatgatgaaacaaaatACTGGGCCTTAGACAGAAAGTCTTATTTTGGCggaatgaacctttaaaacaataatttgttAGGCAGATAGTATTTTGGCAGAATGAACCTTGAAAATTGTAAATCGTTagacagaaagtagtatttgggtggaatgaACCCAATGAATGGGTTTTCCATTCATACTAGTATTTTCCATTCATActagtgttttccattcatacTAGTATTTTCCATTTATACTAGTGTTTTCCATTAATACTAGTATTTTAGACTCCTGCTAATGTTTTACATTCATACTGGTGTTTTACATTCATACTGGTGTTTTACATTCATACTGGTGTTTTCCTTTCATACTGGTGTTTTACATTGACCACACCAGTGTTCAATTGGTCCTTAGAAATTTCTATTCAAATGATGGTGTGTGTCATTTTGAGAAGACATAGCATTGTTTTGAAAGCAGAAAGAGTTTAATTTTGCAGGAGATTTGTGGAGTTttgccttttgtgtgtgtgtgtgtgtttttggatttgtgtgtagagttctgagaatATGAGgtatgctttcagaaaatgtgtgtaaacaattgagaaaaactgtaatacatgaaacaaacaggaAGGCTGTATTTCCACCACGGTTTCAACATCTGTTGTGCTTGTTTAAAGTTTTAATGGCACTCTATTATGTCATCTCATTGCGCTCTTCTTCTGCAATAGTTAGCGCCAATAGAATTAACACTGCCAGCTGTTTATCTCCATGAAGCAACTCTTAATATTCACATAACAGTAGCTGGTGGAAGTGCACATTAATTtgcattgatttattattattttttttatttttttttagacatttcatGTTGTAAATTGTAATAATGGTGATCTATtgatcaaactgacacactTCTCCACTGTGAACAAGCTACGGTCTGAAACCTGCTTAGAATTAGTGTGTCGTTTGGAACTGGGACAGCTGTATTTATGACATACATGATTAACAGGCTTGGGAGATATACAATGTTAACTGTGGACTTGCGTCACTAAAAAAAGTATCTTGTTGTTAATAAGTAAAGCCATTTTGAATAGATGCAGATAAAACTGAGGCTGAGTCACCATTTCCTCATTATAGATGGCCAGAGgtaattataaaaattaaataatgtcCCACAGCATTCACACTTGCTCTCTCCCAGCTGCACTACAACAAAGAAAGAACACTCTGCTGACCTTTTGCAGCTAAATGGATGGTTACTGATGATAATCTACAGCACTctccaataaaacattttctttatttttcaccTTTTAAGTTCTTGACAAGTCagacaaaatgattaaaaagCTGTAGGGAAGATGGGAAATAACCCCAAATCCACAGCGTATTTTTTACTCCATGCAAGTCAAAGcttttgagtaaaagtacatcTTATTACATACAAAAATTGTCTGTTGCACGTGTCTATATGTGATAGCAAGGAGTGTAAAGTACAAGTCCTTTAATAATGCCACTACAGCAGTCTAATCGACAGCTTCACAAGATTTGTTCTATACTTAAATACTTTAAATGGCTACccaaaagaaatgtgaaatatctaaaaactttcattttcagtttacaggacattttctgGTAGAAACAAGAGCTCAATAAAGACGAAGTACAAGAGGACAAGACAGactatgtaaaaaaacacacttcctCCTGAGGCAGAACGACAGTGACTAATCTGTCAACAGGAAACTGACCCCAATAGGAATCAGAcctgtgaaaaacaaaacacttatcTAAAATACAATATCATCCAGTGCATGACATGAAGTCACATACAAGCATACAATATGAGCAGCTGAAGTAGAGACAGCAGAAAGGGCTTTTTCTTCTCCCTTGTGTTTACCGTCACGTCCACTTCGCAATGTATTTACAACAATAAATTAGTATTATATTAATACTGTTTTCCCTTTCTGATTCACTACAGTGAAATTAAACTGTGACCACTCGACATGTTGAACAAATGACGACATGAATTGACACTTGAGATGCATTTGAGATACaataaaaaggaaatgaaacTCCGTTCTCAATAACAAGGTCTcatttaaaatacaaacatttggAATAAATTCATTTCTGAAGAACAGCGCAGATAGAGTGTGAACAAAACGAGGAGTATGCAAATGTATCTCAACAAAATGACAGAACTATATTCACATCAGGGAAGACGTGAAAAGGGATCCAGAGCTGGTAAAAATATCTACAACACCATATGGCTGTCGACTCAgtcagagagagtgtgtgcgtgtgcgtgacCCTCTAACCCCATAAATCTTCGGTCCGGCCAAACTTGTAGATCAGagtgctgcagagagagggggggaggggggacaCACGACATCAGGACACAATGATTTCTGCAGCACAAACAACagctacattattattattatattattttttaccatCAGGGATAAAGAGCTTCAATGACAAATCCACCCTTTGATATTTTTACACCATATACAGCATGTCATCATCTGcctaactgttgttgttgcacaCCTAGCAGTGACATCACACCTATCTTTGGAGGAGTGATAGAGCAACACAACATGCTGGAAGCTATCAGTACGTTTGGACAGGAAAAGAGGTTACTATAGTAACTGCATTACCCTATTAACTATAATTACAACATTATCATTAGGTAGGcagacagtccgtcccttcaggcctcccttcAAAGACACTCCCCaaacattatcattatgaacgtaaacaatgaacatggctattgttatacacatatactgtatttacacagtatatatatatatactgtatatacatcaTAATCCATAGTCTGTGTGTATTACATatagtaacttagatggcggtcggcatgctcccagtttggagaagcagacaggagtacccggtatggaagctaagcaatgtactgctgtggatgcaACGCTGGTTTGGATCCAAAAGTCACACGATAAAACCTGATGTTCACTGTGCTGAAACTATCCTATAACACTCCGTTTGTGACATCGCACCATGTACATTTGGCCAGTAATCTGAACAAGACACACCTCAAACAACAAAATGGACCCAGGGTTGCAAAATATCAACAGCTATTTTTAAGGTGGGACTATTTTATAGAGAGCAGTATCATAGGGTGGATTAGTGATTCGTGTCCAGTATTAACATACTTCATTAAGTTGCTCTTTTAATAAATATCGAGTAATGCTAGTTTACAGACAGGTGATGTCTTTATATTTGACTTACTTACAAAGTGGATTTTAGTCCACTTTCATGTTCTACTCACCTAAAAAAGATGAAGGCATTCTGAAAGAACACAGCCAGCCCGGGTGCCACTTctttatctaaaaaaatgtaacaaaacaaaatcacagtGTTATTGACACAACGGTAAGTAAAGGGATATCGAAACAGATGCTTATGTGTCTCTAAACGGAGTTCTTTAAGgcaaagagaaaatgaaactGTTCTGTATGCATGACTGAGCCATAATCAACAGTCTGTGAACCAGCTGAGTTTAGCTCCTGCTCAATACGTCCTGTGGGGGAAAAGTAAATCAGTTGATAACCAAACGGAACATAAGCATTGGCATTGCTGTTGAGCACCTTTGACAAGTCAAACTACTGCAGCGGGTGAGGACTGAAAGTCTCACCCAAAAGTATACAGTAATGCTATGCACTGTAACAAATGGGGGACATAATTGTAACAGCAAATGTTTTTTGATATGTATttgaaatcaaagaataaagacatttccctcacaaattagtggtatttaatttttaatctataagggacatgtaatgttttatacttctggtgaatataatccaatcaatcttatttccttatatgtattttgtatatacagttccctttgttaacatcttattttgaaaaccggacgtagtcacacgtatgtacttcctctaacttctccaaggtggtctctagctctcccgtcagctccgttctctttatacatccatggtcagctcc
It encodes the following:
- the ifngr2 gene encoding interferon gamma receptor 2 isoform X2; this translates as MLFNVLCFLVVLVVQGLSEAPPAPPQDIHVDKWLLTWNPATEEGDVTYTVQYSSGVWTNVPACIRISSNSCNVISTKSKHEQGCILLRVRAERRGLRSTPVRACSRHGDSCTPDFSLTAGRGILTVQLSRNQSFAHEHAYKAKFRVYYGKEGEPLKQYKDSVATVTIPDLQEGQRYCTEVQYLYYEDPVGLPTCSQCAVILESKKDYKQTEIIVAVVVILLCLIPVVAYFLIFQSGKIKELLQPPYHIPEDFFLEPLPAHHRPISTTEEHLDVITCISPECRD
- the ifngr2 gene encoding interferon gamma receptor 2 isoform X1, encoding MLFNVLCFLVVLVVQGLSEAPPAPPQDIHVDKWLLTWNPATEEGDVTYTVQYSSFDSGVWTNVPACIRISSNSCNVISTKSKHEQGCILLRVRAERRGLRSTPVRACSRHGDSCTPDFSLTAGRGILTVQLSRNQSFAHEHAYKAKFRVYYGKEGEPLKQYKDSVATVTIPDLQEGQRYCTEVQYLYYEDPVGLPTCSQCAVILESKKDYKQTEIIVAVVVILLCLIPVVAYFLIFQSGKIKELLQPPYHIPEDFFLEPLPAHHRPISTTEEHLDVITCISPECRD